In the Besnoitia besnoiti strain Bb-Ger1 chromosome IX, whole genome shotgun sequence genome, CCCACTCGAGTTAGACCTACGGAATAGCGCGAGAGATCGCTCAGTTGGACGGAATACGGCccgcagaaaaaaggaaacTCATAGACAGACGACTGAACAGTGCGTAGATGCTTCGCGGGTGACAAGGGGACGACAGAACAGACGGGTTCAAGGCGAGTGAAGCAACGAAATCGATACTAAAGACACACCTGGAGTTTCACGTGCCCGACTACGCAGTCTATTCCCAGCTCCGAAGCTCGTTAGGGGAAGAGAAGCATTGTCTTTGCAAGGAAAACCAGCGAAGGGTGGAGGGCACACACCGGAGAAGCGTTGGGTACCACTCAAGGAGTGAAACCGCCACTTCAACTCTCACATCATGCTCCTTCACAGCTTCCCGCTGCCACGTCGTCCGCGGGCTAGCCAGCCGTCGGTCGGGCTCTCTTCTGCTGAATCGCTAAGAGAAAGCACAGTCCAGAGACCCAAATTACAAATAAGGGCAAGAAAGTCAAGCGCTGACAGAACCATCCGGCTTGGTTAGGGCTGAGTTCCGAGACAGAATGAAAGCCAGAGGTCGCTGGAGAGTCTGCCGCCCTGGACCACTGCAGGCCTACGCGGCGTTCCACCCGCAGACAAGACAAATCTACCTAAACTGACGCAAGAGCGACCATCCTCTTCACGGACCTGCAAACCCCGGCAAGTCTTTAGGGCCAGAAGAGTTCCGAACTCGAGACTCTCCGCTACATGCGGAGGATGGAGGACTTGTCGCGCAGCCACAGCAGCGCTCGTTGACCTGAGGCTAGTGGAAAGACGCAAATGCTGCACATCTAACGAGGGAAACACGCAGTCACACACACCCCGGTGTTCGCTGCCGTGGCATTTCTCCGAACATCATAATCTACAGAAGACTCACAAAAACAACTGAATCACCGGTGCGAACATGCACAGCGGTGCCGCGTCTAGCTGCGCTCGTGAGCTTTCCGCCGAGCAAGCGTCACGCGCCGAAGTCAACGCGTAAAAACACTCTTTGTGGAGCCTTGAAGATCAAAGACTCCGCAAAGACAGCAAAAGATGAACAAAAAAAACATCAGAACGGGTAATGTGTGGCTGCGCCGTCGTTATCTGTCACTAAGGCAGGAGCATCGACGTTTCCCATCGAAACCGATACACAGAAAACAGTTCAGGACACTTTGCCGGGTCGTTCTCACAGCAAGCAACGGCCAACAACCGCCAAGAACGGAAACAAGGCGACCTACTGCCGCTGTGGTGTGGCTCGCTATAGGGTCGAAAGCGGAAGATTGTGCAGCGTTCTGTCGACTTCGCGTCTGAATGTTTCGGGAAGTCACTGCAGCCTAAACCCCGCGGTGGGTGAGTCAccgcagaggctgccgctTTGGTGTTCAAATGTGGGGCCTTCCACCGAGATTTGTCTCAGCATGACAGGCTCACTGCATGCCATGTCTCGACAGTCAGGGAGGTTGTTGTGTACGCAGTGGACGACTGACACCATACTTGACTTTGCAACATTGAGCATTGGGCTAACGGCAGCAACCGGCAccccgctgctgccctccAGCTGCATAATGTGAGCTGCTTTCCTATATTCGCTCCTTACACCAGCGAGCAACTAGACTTTAACCTTAGAAGTGATAGAGACATGGACTGACAGGCACATCCGGTCTGGCATCCGGCGAGTCTTTCTGCCGGTGCTGAGGTGCTCCATCCAACCACATGCCGAGTACAGTATCTGTGCGCGTGTAACCGTGACTGGCTCCCACAGCTGAAAGGTAATTtcaactaagaaaccaaagttataagatgaatttagatttAGAGCACACCaataaaagacgaggtgtgcccggaatagactctcgcaaatttggtgtgttctcgaaaccatgctagaGCCCGTGGATGCCATGTCGATTTCCACGCTGTCCAGTGTGAAATATACCGGTTGACTAGCGCACGCTCTAGCATCCGGTACTGTCTCAGTTTTACAAGCAGTGGAAAAGCCAAACAAGAAAACAACACCAACACACCACTTCATGTCATCCGACCCCGGCGAAGTACTCGACGTATGGGCAGTGACTAACGGTTCCttaaaaaaaaacacacaagGAGATTGCATTTTCCTACCGTCTCGCTATCTCCTCCCGTGGAGCCGGCTCAGAGGCATCCCTCTGCCTAGCGTGTCCCTCATGGCTTCAAATTATACCAGACAGACGCCGAGACCCTCGCACCTTTACGCGCAGAATCGAGCGTTAGGCTATGCGTCACGATATGAgttgtctcttttttcttctgtccTCCGTGAAgcagccgacgcgccgcagaaatGCGGCGTTGATTCGCTCTGCGTCACACGCTCGACGACGAAATCAAACAGTGCAAagtccgcctcggcgccgagtTCGAAactgcgcagccgctgcgcgcttcCTTCCCAGCCGCCGTAACGCTTTCGCCATTGCACCTTCCGTGCCTGATAATCAACTGCGCGTGCCTTCAAACTGTCGTATGAGATCGACAGCCCACTGCGCAGACCCGTATGCCCACGCCCGTCTGTAGACATTGCAttctcttccgcctcttgACGGTCTCGCCAGAATCCCTCGGTGTGCTCACATTCCTGGCCGTCCATCAGCCCGCGTTTTTTCGCTTCGTCAAGGACCCGCCTCACCGCGACCAGAGCTTTCTCCGATGCGACAGACGGGGACTTGGTGCGACTCAGCGCTTCTTGCGCAGTCTCCAAGCCCGCAAttgcctcgcgcagcgccttcaaCAAACCGTGTTCCTTCAAAACTGTGAGGTGGAGGAGCACGCGCGACAGATTCGCCTTGCAGAGTTCGGAGTGCAAGTAGCGGCAGTCCTGCGCCTTTTTTACCATTGTGCGATGCaggaggccgctgcagccgacTGTGACTTCGTGAAACGCCTTCGAAGAGCCAACTAGACACAGACACTTCGACGCACCACACGCCTCTCCGCTATCTCGGGCCTTTAGGCGAGTCGCACTGGGATTTCCCGCCTCAaccggagaggcagagaacTCGACCTCGGGAGACCTATGCCACGCAATCGAGAGCCCTGACGAGCGAATGGGGGGGAGCGCCCGTACGCCTTCCCATTctttcgttttctttctccgcgcgccagcTGGGTCCACCTCGTTCTTATCGGGAGGAGCCTGTGCAGAAAGGCGACCCTGTGGGTTTGTAGACTGCGCACATGCCCCTTCCGCCCTGGCGTGTTCATCCGTCCCCACACCGAAGTTGCCTTGACAACCATGATACGGCCTATCCGAAGCACGCGTCCCACGACTGGAGCACCGAGCGGATTCGTCAGTCTCCATCTTTTCTGGCCTTGCATCACTCGTGACCTCTTCGgtctcgtcgctgccgccttttTCGACGCAAAATCTGAGCCCTCccttttcctctgcgcctaACTCCTTTATCCGCTTCCTCTCAGATTTTCCTTTGCACACGTCCTCCGCTGTGTGCCTTACCTCGTCCTTTGCGCCGCTCCGCGCACTCAGgtcctccgcgcgtcgtctttctgcggcttcgcgcgaAGCCGGGAAGATCGTGTCGCTCGTCGTTTTGAGCAGAATCGGAAGATCAGGTGCTTGTGGCCTGGCATGGCTGCGCAGGGATATGAACGGCAGCAGCTTCGAGGTGTCGAGCACCTCGTTTTCActcccttcctccgcgtcgctgccgcctctaTTTAGAAGAGAGACTTGCAAAGCGGAAAGCGAGACGGAGGACTCTCCTACGGAAATGGAGAAGGGCaggagcggcgcagcgagaatCCGCGAAAGAACCGCTCCCTCCCATCCGAGACAATTCCAGCGCCATATTTTGTCGCTGCAGCTGAGCGAACACGAACGCATGTGACTCGGAAGGTCGCTCCGGCCTGACACACACGGAGGACAGACGGGCAAGCCAAACGCAGCCATACACATTTGCAATCGTGTTCGCGCGTTGAACTCTTCAAATGAcgctgcaggcctcgctcCCTGTCTCCATGCATTGAACGTGCCAcgcagcagacacacagagTGTACAGCTGACCTCACCCCATCCTGCCCAGGAAAGACACTCAAGTAGAAAAGAGTGTATCAGGAGAGGCACcacaggagagcgaggactCACAGGCGACTGCAGACAATCACGGAGAGGACGGGATtctggagagaagacgcaatGAACAGCAGAGATACCGAACCCAGTCGACTGCATGGGCAGACCCTCGATGAGCCGAGCAGCGATTCGGGCGACAGCGACTCAGACGCGCACCAGGTCGAGGTTTGCCCTCGCGGATCCGCAGTTTTCAGCGGAGTCCTACCGGGTTTGAATCGGAGAATTCCCCGTTTCTGTACCGCGAGGAGATCTTGGTCGGACGTCAGCAACGTGCCCCTTTCATCGCATCGATCTGTGACTGAAACGGGCTTCGCGCCGGTGGGGCGAAAGCGGAAAGAAGGAATGGGCGCCAGTCTGCCCCGGTCGCGATCTTTGACTCTTTTTCTCCTGCGGCGAttgccctcctcgccttcactCGCCAACAAAACCGACAACACTTCGCTTCCTCCAGGCTCCGCGTCACCCTTTTCTCTCCACCCCTCGGTTGCCTGCTCGCGGCGTCcggccttcgtctccctACCGTCGCCGGGTTCGCGAgcgtcctcgctgtctgcgcgccttcccACCGTGCCctggctgtctccgccgccggggctcacctcgcctccgcgctctgGCGCCTGACTGCGAGGAGCGCCGGCCTTGCTGTTGCGGCTGTCGCCTTGCCGCGTCCTTCGtggcgcttccgcggctgcgctgacGCGAGGCGTGagtgctgcgtctccgcagggGGCCATGGATGCATAGAAGTGCAAACGCGTGCCTGCACGCTGCCGAAAAGCCCTAGCCAGAGGAAGAAACTCGAGAATCCGTGCATCATTTAGCTGCTCACCTCGGTGAGGCTCCGAGAGCCCTACTGATCGTGGCGCTGGgccgagcgaggcagcgacccctgacccgccgccgcctcgcggccgggGCTCGCCCGGGGTGCAGGAAGGAGCTGAGGGTCGGCAGAGCGAAGTCGGAAaagggcgaaggaggagcaCCGCGAGGGATGTTACTGCCGAGGCGAGAGTGTGAGCATCGCGACAGGGGCTCTCGAGGAGTCCGTGGCCTCCATCGCGCACCTCGAGCAAAGTCGCCTCTTGGCTTTCCGCGTGCTGCCCCCCTTGCTCGTTTCgttcgtcgcggcctcgctccgcaCGTGAGGGCaggcgctgggcgcctcccgcgccagcgtcgcctccgccatTCCGTAGGCCTCTCGGTATCACGCCTTCGCAGACTCCACCGGTCTCACCTCGCTCTTTCGCGGCTGAGATCGTCGTGGCaatcgcgtcgccgcggtccCCTCGGTTGTTGCCACTCCCTGTCAAAGCGCCTAGATGCGACAGCGCGGCTTCGAGTCTCTCCACGCGCTGGCGTGTctcggcgaggaaggcatGGAGCTGTGCAAGCGCGCCAAGAGCGAGGTAGCGCTTGAGCAGGCGTCTCGCGAGAACTTCCGCGTGCGAATCGTGAACACAGACGCAGTTCCCCTGCGTCCAGCGTCTGTACGCTTCGGGGGCGACCGGTGGAGGCTTGCGGCCACCCGCGTGGCGGCTCTTCTTCCCAAGGGTGCGCATGGAAGGCAAACTTAATGCGCTTGGAGACGAGTGCCTTCGCTTGTTGGATCGCGCCAGAGACGAGCGAGGGGAATCAGCCCAGGCTCCGCCGgaccgcgggcgacgcggtgAGTCAGGCGAGCGACCGTGAGAGAGGGAGCAACGCGAAGCAGACAAGGAGcgggaagacggcgaagatgCAGGAcaccgcgaggcggaaggcgacgggggCGTGGAAGAGCAAGGCAAGGAAGCCAGACAGGGTTGAGAAGCAGGGGCGGGGCATGATGCCGCCTCGGTTTCAGAGGG is a window encoding:
- a CDS encoding hypothetical protein (encoded by transcript BESB_015290), producing the protein MRASPGSSPASASASSLANSVAETLFRLYVRDIPRRGKPDEATGEWTVLAGFVLEVRREGGVSEKAKGERDECAAATEEGEETNGVGAEGKEEKTPASLRRPCQQRHAEKSGLSSEPRREERRTLEGAELSRHHESHDHTECPRVWTEPLKPNLTSPAPPLSPLAVSANCDGLRSSRRPLSGSSPSSPRAAPFLVSSAPAVGAPDCTSSFFHSLVLATGSRCIGASRLFPAVATPQASGKARPPETKRDVRAPQAPPQTHSNPPPNRASPSPSPVSTASALPSVHFSQTNSVEPPSTPAASTEWSLSPLSLSLSAQSLHTEPDAPGRSLSLCAPGVESLEQERRGHDRGTGRRRRSSCPYWGVVPRGISSISVDANWRACRFGRGVAGLAVEESATSAQGETATALDGVRDGATPSETEAASCPAPASQPCLASLPCSSTPPSPSASRCPASSPSSRSLSASRCSLSHGRSPDSPRRPRSGGAWADSPRSSLARSNKRRHSSPSALSLPSMRTLGKKSRHAGGRKPPPVAPEAYRRWTQGNCVCVHDSHAEVLARRLLKRYLALGALAQLHAFLAETRQRVERLEAALSHLGALTGSGNNRGDRGDAIATTISAAKERGETGGVCEGVIPRGLRNGGGDAGAGGAQRLPSRAERGRDERNEQGGQHAESQEATLLEVRDGGHGLLESPCRDAHTLASAVTSLAVLLLRPFPTSLCRPSAPSCTPGEPRPRGGGGSGVAASLGPAPRSVGLSEPHRGEQLNDARILEFLPLARAFRQRAGTRLHFYASMAPCGDAALTPRVSAAAEAPRRTRQGDSRNSKAGAPRSQAPERGGEVSPGGGDSQGTVGRRADSEDAREPGDGRETKAGRREQATEGWREKGDAEPGGSEVLSVLLASEGEEGNRRRRKRVKDRDRGRLAPIPSFRFRPTGAKPVSVTDRCDERGTLLTSDQDLLAVQKRGILRFKPGRSDLPSHMRSCSLSCSDKIWRWNCLGWEGAVLSRILAAPLLPFSISVGESSVSLSALQVSLLNRGGSDAEEGSENEVLDTSKLLPFISLRSHARPQAPDLPILLKTTSDTIFPASREAAERRRAEDLSARSGAKDEVRHTAEDVCKGKSERKRIKELGAEEKGGLRFCVEKGGSDETEEVTSDARPEKMETDESARCSSRGTRASDRPYHGCQGNFGVGTDEHARAEGACAQSTNPQGRLSAQAPPDKNEVDPAGARRKKTKEWEGVRALPPIRSSGLSIAWHRSPEVEFSASPVEAGNPSATRLKARDSGEACGASKCLCLVGSSKAFHEVTVGCSGLLHRTMVKKAQDCRYLHSELCKANLSRVLLHLTVLKEHGLLKALREAIAGLETAQEALSRTKSPSVASEKALVAVRRVLDEAKKRGLMDGQECEHTEGFWRDRQEAEENAMSTDGRGHTGLRSGLSISYDSLKARAVDYQARKVQWRKRYGGWEGSAQRLRSFELGAEADFALFDFVVERVTQSESTPHFCGASAASRRTEEKRDNSYRDA